A genomic window from Massilia sp. METH4 includes:
- the mutS gene encoding DNA mismatch repair protein MutS codes for MNVPAEINAAAVKNGPAEKVTPMMQQYLRIKAEHPTMLVFYRMGDFYELFYDDAEKAARILGITLTARGHNNGVPIKMAGVPFHSLDGYLAKLVKLGESCAICEQIGDPATSKGPVERKVVRIVTPGTLTDSDLLPEKSERPLLALSLLTQRKGVTCGLAWLSLASGNLKLMEFSGDQRAVNARLQQELERIVPAEILRADGGDLFDEITICHVNNMPEWHFDVVHGHKALLDQLGVATLTGFGADGMGPAFGAAGALLRYAQSTQGRGLQHVKNLSCETETEFIGLDAATRRNLELTETIRGQEAPTLFSLLDGCRTAMGSRLLRHWLHHPRRDQSVARGRHDAIAALMQDDATGSLGFHLQHVPDIERITTRVALLTARPRDLAALRDGLQQLPKLQKSLERVLGLDNADSLLSRIHGQIESPGPCVDLLVRAVMPEPATMVRDGGVIARGFDTELDELRGLSENAGQFLVDLEARERARTGIANLRVEYNKVHGFYIEVTNGQADKVPDDYRRRQTLKNCERYITPELKAFEDKALSAQDRALAREKVLYDGLLADLAPHIGCLQTIAAAIAQLDTLTALAEHALRNNWCAPKLVAESCIDIREGRHPVVENQIERFIANDCRLLAERRLLLITGPNMGGKSTFMRQVALITLLAYVGSYVPAASATIGPIDRIFTRIGATDDLAGGRSTFMVEMTEAATILNGATEHSLVLMDEIGRGTSTFDGLALAWAIARHLIDTSRSFTLFATHYFELTQLPESHPTAANVHLSAVEHKDSIVFLHAVQEGPASQSYGLQVAQLAGVPQGVIKAARKHLARLEAQALDATPQLDLFAAPAAALSTDPDDEPAAAPAPAEDPKLAGLLAALDELDPDALSPREALDRLYQLKRLVPA; via the coding sequence ATGAACGTCCCCGCAGAGATCAACGCCGCCGCCGTCAAGAACGGCCCCGCCGAAAAAGTCACGCCCATGATGCAGCAATACCTGCGCATCAAGGCCGAGCATCCGACGATGCTCGTGTTCTACCGGATGGGCGATTTCTATGAACTGTTCTACGACGATGCCGAGAAGGCCGCCCGCATCCTCGGCATCACGCTGACGGCGCGCGGCCACAACAACGGCGTGCCGATCAAGATGGCGGGCGTACCCTTCCATTCGCTGGACGGCTACCTCGCCAAGCTCGTGAAGCTGGGCGAATCGTGCGCGATCTGCGAGCAAATCGGCGATCCGGCCACCAGCAAGGGCCCGGTCGAGCGCAAGGTCGTGCGCATCGTCACGCCCGGCACCTTGACCGACTCCGACCTGTTGCCCGAGAAATCCGAGCGCCCGCTGCTGGCCCTGTCCCTGCTCACGCAGCGCAAGGGCGTCACCTGCGGCCTGGCCTGGCTGTCGCTGGCGTCCGGCAACCTGAAGCTGATGGAATTCTCGGGCGACCAGCGTGCCGTCAACGCGCGCCTGCAGCAGGAGCTGGAGCGCATCGTGCCGGCCGAGATCCTGCGCGCCGATGGCGGCGACCTGTTCGACGAGATCACGATCTGCCACGTGAACAACATGCCGGAGTGGCATTTCGATGTGGTGCACGGCCACAAGGCCCTGCTGGACCAGCTGGGCGTGGCCACGCTGACCGGCTTCGGCGCCGATGGCATGGGCCCCGCGTTCGGCGCCGCCGGCGCCCTGCTGCGCTATGCGCAATCGACGCAGGGGCGCGGCCTGCAGCACGTGAAGAACCTGTCGTGCGAGACGGAGACGGAATTCATCGGGCTGGACGCCGCCACGCGCCGCAACCTGGAGCTGACGGAGACGATCCGCGGCCAGGAAGCGCCCACGCTGTTCTCGCTGCTGGATGGCTGCCGCACGGCGATGGGTTCGCGCCTCTTGCGCCACTGGCTGCACCACCCGCGCCGCGACCAGTCCGTCGCCCGTGGCCGGCACGACGCCATTGCCGCGCTGATGCAGGACGATGCCACGGGCTCGCTGGGCTTCCACCTGCAGCACGTGCCCGATATCGAGCGCATCACCACGCGCGTGGCGCTGCTGACGGCGCGCCCGCGCGACCTGGCGGCCCTGCGCGACGGCTTGCAGCAACTGCCCAAGCTGCAGAAGTCGCTGGAGCGCGTGCTGGGCCTGGACAATGCCGACAGCCTGCTTTCGCGCATCCACGGCCAGATCGAGTCGCCGGGCCCCTGCGTGGACCTGCTGGTGCGCGCCGTGATGCCGGAACCGGCCACCATGGTGCGCGACGGCGGCGTGATCGCGCGCGGCTTCGACACCGAGCTCGATGAACTGCGCGGCCTGTCGGAAAATGCCGGCCAGTTCCTCGTCGACCTGGAGGCGCGCGAGCGCGCCCGCACCGGCATCGCCAACCTGCGCGTCGAGTACAACAAGGTGCACGGCTTCTATATCGAGGTCACCAACGGCCAGGCCGACAAGGTGCCGGACGATTACCGCCGCCGCCAGACGCTGAAGAACTGCGAACGCTACATCACGCCGGAACTGAAGGCCTTCGAGGACAAGGCGCTGTCGGCCCAGGACCGCGCACTGGCGCGCGAAAAGGTGCTGTACGACGGGCTGCTGGCCGACCTGGCGCCGCACATCGGCTGCCTGCAGACGATCGCCGCGGCCATCGCCCAGCTCGACACGCTGACGGCGCTGGCCGAACACGCGCTGCGCAACAACTGGTGCGCCCCGAAGCTGGTGGCCGAATCGTGCATCGACATTCGCGAAGGCCGCCACCCGGTGGTCGAGAACCAGATCGAGCGCTTCATCGCCAACGACTGCCGCCTGCTGGCCGAGCGCCGGCTGCTCCTGATCACCGGCCCGAACATGGGCGGTAAGTCGACCTTCATGCGCCAGGTCGCGCTGATCACGCTGCTGGCCTACGTGGGCAGCTACGTGCCGGCCGCCAGCGCCACCATCGGCCCGATCGACCGCATCTTCACGCGCATCGGCGCCACCGACGACCTGGCCGGTGGACGCTCCACGTTCATGGTGGAGATGACGGAAGCGGCCACGATCCTGAACGGCGCCACGGAACACTCGCTGGTGCTGATGGACGAGATCGGCCGCGGCACCTCGACCTTCGACGGCCTGGCGCTGGCATGGGCGATCGCGCGCCACCTGATCGACACGAGCCGCAGTTTCACGCTGTTCGCCACGCACTACTTCGAGCTGACGCAGCTGCCGGAAAGCCATCCGACGGCGGCCAACGTGCACCTGTCGGCCGTGGAGCACAAGGACAGCATCGTGTTCCTGCACGCCGTGCAGGAAGGCCCGGCCTCCCAAAGCTACGGTTTGCAGGTGGCGCAGCTGGCCGGCGTGCCGCAGGGCGTGATCAAGGCGGCGCGCAAGCACCTGGCCCGCCTGGAGGCGCAGGCGCTCGATGCCACGCCGCAGCTGGACCTGTTCGCCGCGCCCGCGGCGGCGCTGTCCACCGATCCTGACGACGAGCCGGCTGCCGCTCCGGCTCCGGCCGAAGATCCGAAACTGGCGGGACTGCTCGCGGCGCTGGACGAGCTGGACCCCGATGCCCTGTCGCCGCGCGAAGCGCTGGACCGGCTGTACCAGCTGAAGCGCCTCGTGCCGGCATGA